The genomic region ATAGTAAAAGTATGGCTCGACAGACCCATAGGAGCATTGCCGGAGGTGACAGAGGCAATAGGTGAAGCGGAGATGATCGTGTTTGGACCGGGCAGTCTCTACACGAGCATCGTAACTAACATCCTGGTTAAAGGTGTGAGAGGAGCGATAAAGAGATCGAAGGCCAGGAAGGTTTACATATGTAATCTCATGACGCAACCCGGCGAGACAACTGGTTACAGGGTTTCCGATCATGTGGGAGAACTTGAAAGATATCTTGAAGGAACTGTGGATTTCGTAGTGGTGAACACGCGCAGGCCATCCCCGGAGGTACTCGAAAGGTACAGAAGGGAAGGAAGCGATTTTGTGGAGATAGATGTGGAGAACACACAGAACACGATCATCGCTGAGCCACTTCTGATGGAGATCGTAGATCCGCTAGATGGCAAGAAAAAGGTGCGACATGATCCTCTAAAACTCGCACACGTTATAGAAAGGATCTCGAGGTGGTGATCTCTCTGAAGCGCACTTTCTCTGAGGAGGTAAAAGAGGAGCTCGTTAGGATACCTTTTGGAAGTCGTGATGAGGTCAGATCAGAACTTCTTGGCTTCATAAAGGCAAGGGGCGATTTTGACGTCAAAAGGAAGCAACTCATCTTTTCACTCCACTCCTTTGCCGCCTCGAGGCGGCTTTTGAACTTAATGAAGTACATATCCGCACCCGCTGTGGAGATAGTCGTGGAGAGGTCCCATAACATAAAGAAGAGGTTCATAAAGATCGTGACCGATTACTCGGAGAGCTTCATGCAGCTGGATCCGTTTTTCGATGTCGCACTCTTCGTATCATTTCTAAGGGGTTTGTTCCTCGGAGGGGGTTCCATGACGGATCCAAAGTACCATTATCATCTGGAAATCAATCTATTCGAAGAGGATGTTCTCGTGTCCACGAAGAGGGCTTTGAAACACTTTTTCAACGTAAATTCTGGTATAGTGGA from Thermotoga sp. harbors:
- a CDS encoding YvcK family protein, translated to MKVVAIGGGTGLSTLLKGLKHLPSFEITAVVSVTDEGGSSGRLRKELNVPPPGDVRNNIVALAEDEDLLAKLMNYRFMEGSLRGHSLGNLIIAALTKIEGSFSEAIRTLEKVLAIKGRVLPVSEDHARLVAKFEDGEEVTGETNIVRKNGKIVKVWLDRPIGALPEVTEAIGEAEMIVFGPGSLYTSIVTNILVKGVRGAIKRSKARKVYICNLMTQPGETTGYRVSDHVGELERYLEGTVDFVVVNTRRPSPEVLERYRREGSDFVEIDVENTQNTIIAEPLLMEIVDPLDGKKKVRHDPLKLAHVIERISRW
- the whiA gene encoding DNA-binding protein WhiA, translated to MISLKRTFSEEVKEELVRIPFGSRDEVRSELLGFIKARGDFDVKRKQLIFSLHSFAASRRLLNLMKYISAPAVEIVVERSHNIKKRFIKIVTDYSESFMQLDPFFDVALFVSFLRGLFLGGGSMTDPKYHYHLEINLFEEDVLVSTKRALKHFFNVNSGIVELPNTRKLYIKSIRDIITFLEAIGVQEKLKEIERIVTERKVISDVNRTVNFIEANAVRTAESTARQVRAIEMIQKEIGLDKLPEDLRRVALARLMNKELSLRELGKRLNLTKSQLYSKLKRIIKIAERFGDVK